The DNA window GGCGCGGGCCAGGTCGAGCGAATCGGCTTCGGATCCGGTCAGGGCTTCCAGGTAGAAATCCAGGCCGCCGGCTTCCAGGCTCGAATCGGGCATCGCGGCCTCCACCTCCAGAAAAGAGGCCGGCCGCCGGTCTTCCTCCCCGGTTTCGGCGGGACCCGCCGTCTCGGCCGGATCCCCGTTCACGGCCGTATCGCCCGGACCGTCGGCCGGATCCCCGTTTACGGCCGTATCGCCCGGACCGCCCGCAGCGCGCAGTTCGCTCCTTGCGATGAGTGTCCGGACGGAGTCGGCAAACGCGCCCGTCACGGTGTAGCGATAGGTCGTCGTGTCCTGCTGTTCCCGGCGCCATTCGCTCATGAATTTGAAACCGAAGAGAATCGCCGGCAGAACGAGGAGCGGCAGGAGCACGCTCAATACCACCGTCCGGCGGTCCCGCAGCAGCATGCGCACTTCGTGCCTGAACAGCAGTCCGATCTTTGCGCGGTTCATGCGGCCTCTTGGATGAAGGAGACGAAGATGTCTTCGAGGTAATGGGCCCCGGTCCGCTCGCGAAGCGCTTCCAGGGTGCCGGAGGCCAGGATCCGTCCCTCGTGGATGATGGCGATCCGGTCGCACAGTTTTTCCGCTTCGCTCATGATGTGGGTGGAGAACAGGATGGTCTTGCCCTGCGCTTTCAGTTCGGTTAATATGGCCTGCATTTCCAGGGCGTTCAGCACGTCGAGGCCGACGGTGGGCTCGTCGAAGACCAGGATCGGCGGATCATGGGCCAGGGTCCGGGCGATCGCCACCTTCTGCTTCATCCCGCTGGAAAGCTTGTCTATGCGGGTGCTGGCATATTCCTCGATCCCGAAGCGCTCGACTAGTTCATCGACCCTGGCGGGCGTCCGGGACGGGTCGTATCCGTTGATCCGGGCGAAAAACTCGATGGTCTCTCTCGCGGTAAGGCGGGGGTACAGCGCGGTGGTGGCCGAATAGAACCCGACGTGCCTGCGGACTTCCACGGGTTCATCGGCCACGTCGTATCCCATGATCTTCGCGGTGCCGGCCGAGGGCTTGAGAATCGTCGTCAGCAT is part of the Gemmatimonadota bacterium genome and encodes:
- a CDS encoding ABC transporter ATP-binding protein; the protein is MNDPVFVKDLTKTYYDESRGPVHAVRQIDFTCRPGEIFGLLGANGAGKTTTLRMLTTILKPSAGTAKIMGYDVADEPVEVRRHVGFYSATTALYPRLTARETIEFFARINGYDPSRTPARVDELVERFGIEEYASTRIDKLSSGMKQKVAIARTLAHDPPILVFDEPTVGLDVLNALEMQAILTELKAQGKTILFSTHIMSEAEKLCDRIAIIHEGRILASGTLEALRERTGAHYLEDIFVSFIQEAA